In Aeromicrobium wangtongii, the DNA window GGGCAGCGGCTCGAACGGCTCGCGGTAGGCGGCCTTGGACGTCAGCGCGAGCGCGCCCATCGTCCGTCCGTGGAACGAGCCCTCCGCCACCACGATGCGGGTGCGGCCGGTGCGGCGGGTGATCTTGAACGCGGCCTCGTTGGCCTCGGTGCCGGAGTTGGTGAAGAACACGCGGGCGTCGCCGCCCACCAGCTCGTCGAGCTTCTCGGCCAGCCTGATCTGGGGCTCGGTCGCGAAGAAGTTGGACGTGTGGCCCAGGGTCGTCAGCTGCCGGGTGACCGCTTCGACGATCGCCGGGTGCCCGTGCCCGAGCGCGTTGACCGCGATACCGGCCAGCAGATCCAGGTACTTGGCGCCGTCGGCGTCCCAGACATGGCAGCCCTCTCCGCGGACGAGCACCGTCTGCGGCGGGCCGAAGGTGTTCATGACCGCGCCCTGGTAGCGCTCGGTCCACTCCTGGTTGCTGCTCATGGCTTGTCCTTGTCGACGCTCGTGGCGTACAGCGCGGTGCGGATGCGGGTCGGCGCGCCCGGCACGACCTGCGTGCCGACGCCCTCGTCGGTGAAGATCTCCAGCAGGACCGAGTGCGGCTCGCGCCCGTCGACGACCGTCGCCCGGCGGACACCCTCCTGCACCGCCTTGAGGCAGGCGGTCATCTTGGGAATCATGCCGGTCGCGAGGGTGGGGATCAGCTCGGCGAGCGCCTCCGGGCTGATCTCGCCGATGACGTCCGAGCTGTTCGGCCAGTCGGCGTACAGGCCTTCGACATCGGTCAGCACCAGCAGCTTCTCGGCGCCCAGGGCGATCGCGAGCGCCGCCGCGGCGGTGTCCGCGTTGACGTTGTGCACCTGGCCCGAGGCGTCCGGGGCGACGGTCGACACGACCGGGATGCGGCCCGCGTCGATGAGATCCTGCACGGCCTCGGGGCGGACGCCGACGACCTCGCCGACCAGTCCGATGTCGGTCTCGACGCCGTCGATGACCGGCATCGTCCGCTTCGCGCGGAACAGGCCGCCGTCCTCACCGGACAAGCCGACCGCGAGGTCACCGTGCTGGTTGAGCAGGCCCACGAGCTCGCGGCCGACCTGCCCGGTCAGAACCATCCGGACGACCTCCATCGTCTCAGGGGTCGTGACCCGCAGACCGCCGCGGAACTCCGACTCGATGCCCAGCTTGTCCAGCATCGTGTTGATCTGCGGGCCGCCGCCGTGCACGACGACGGGCTTGAAGCCCGCCATCCGCAGGAACACGATGTCCTCGGCGAAGGCGCGCTTGAGGGCCTCGTCGGTCATGGCGTTGCCGCCGTACTTCACCACGATGACCTTGCCGTGGTACTTCTTCAGCCACGGCAGGGCCTTGGCGAGCGTGGCGGCCTGGCCGGTCGCCTTCGTCCACTCCTCGGCGTTCCACTCGTGGTCGGGGGTGTCAGGGCTCATGAGGAGTACGCCGAGTTCTCGTGGACGTAGGCCTGGGTCAGGTCGTTGGTCCAGATGGTGCCCGACTGGTCGCCGGACTTGAGGTCGATCGTGACCGAGACCGCGCGGGCCTCCAGGTCGATGGAGTCGGGGGACTCCCCCGGTCCACTGTTGCGGCACACCCAGACGCCGTTGAGCGCCACGTCCAGGTCGGCCGGGTCGAAGACCGCCTGCGTCGTGCCGACCGAAGCGAGGATGCGTCCCCAGTTGGGGTCCTTGCCGAAGATCGCGCACTTGAACAGGTTGCTGCGGGCCACGGAACGTCCGACCTCGAGCGCGTCGTCGACCGACGCGGCGTTCACGACCTCGATCGCGATCTCGTGGTCGGCGCCCTCGGCGTCGGCGAGCAGCTGCATCGCCAGGTCACGGCACACCTCGGTGACGGTGGCGGTGAGCTCGTCGGGATCCGGGGTGACGCCCGAGGCGCCCGACGCCATCAGCAGCACGGTGTCGTTGGTCGACTGGCAGCCGTCGGAGTCGAGCCGGTCGAAGGTCTGCGCGGTGGCCGCGCGCAGGACGGCGTCCGCGGTCGCGGAGTCGATGTCGGCGTCGGTCGTGATGACCACGAGCATCGTCGCCAGGGCGGGAGCCAGCATGCCGGCACCCTTGGCCATGCCGCCGACGGCATATCCGTCGCCGCGGGCCACGGCCTCCTTCGCGACGCTGTCGGTCGTCATGATCGCCGTGGCCGCGGTGTGGCCGCCGTCCGGGCTCTGCCCCTCGACGGCCGCACGGACGCCGGACAGCAGCGCCTCGCGGTCGTTGAGCAGGCCGATGAGCCCGGTCGAGCACACCTGGACGTCGATCGCGCCGACGTCGAGCAGCTCGGCGACGGTCTCGGCCGTCCGGTGCGTGATGGCGAAGCCCTCGGCGCCCGTGTAGCAGTTGGCGCCGCCGGAGTTGATGACCACCGCGGCGGCCGAGCCGCCCTTGATGGCCTCCTGGCTCCACAGCACCGGATTGGCCTTGCAGCGGTTGGACGTGAAGACGGCCGCTGCGTCCTTCGACGGCCCCTGGTTGACGACCACGGCGACATCTGGCGCGCCGGTCGACTTCAGGCCGGCGGCGACGCCGTGCGCGGTGAATCCCTGGGGAGCTGTGACGCTCATGCCGGGGCCCCCGCGGAAGCGTGAGCGCAGCGAGCGGTTGCGTGGGGAAGGCTCATGGAGCGAGTCCGATCGTGGAGAGGCCCGTGGTCTCGGGAAGACCCAGGGCGAGGTTCATGGACTGGATGGCACCGCCGGCGGTGCCCTTGACCAGGTTGTCGATCGCCGAGACGACCACGAGCCGGCGCGCGCGCTGGTCGACCGCGATCTGCAGCTGCGCGGTGTTGGCGCCCAGCGTTGCGGCGGTCGTGGGCCACCGCCCCTCGGGCAGCAGGTGGATGAACGGCTCCGCGTCGTACGCCGCCTCGTACGCGGCACGGATCGCCGGCAGCTCGACGCCGTCGGCGAGCCGGGCGGTCGTGGTCGCCAGGATGCCGCGCGCCATCGGCACCAGGGTCGGCGTGAACGAGATGGTGACGTCGTCGGCGCCGGCCTGCCGCAGGTTCTGCATGATCTCGGGGACGTGCCGGTGCACTCCCCCGACGCCGTACGGCGACGCCGCGCCGAGGCCCTCGGCGGCGAGCAGGTGCTGCTTGGGCGCCTTGCCGGCGCCCGAGTAGCCATTGGCCAGCACCGCGACGATGTCGGTGGCCTCGACGAGCCGTGCCGCGACGGCCGGCTGCAGGCCCAACGTGATGGCAGTGACGTTGCAGCCGGGCACCGCGACGCGGTTGACGCCCTTCAGCGCGTCCCGCTGGCGTCCCTGCCCGACGATGAGCTCGGGCAGGCCGTACGGCCAGGTGCCCGCGTGCTCGCCCCCGTAGAACTCGGCCCACTCGTCGGCCGACTGCAGGCGGAAGTCGGCACCGCAGTCGATCACCAGGACGTCCTCGCCGAGCTCGGCCGCGACCGCCCCGGACTGCCCGTGGGGCAGCCCGAGGAAGACGACGTCGTGCCCCGACAGCGTCTCGGCCGTCGTCGGCTGCAGGATGCGGTCCGCGAGCGGCACCAGGTGCGGGTGGTGATCGCCCAGGGGCGTCCCGGCGCTGGATGCCGCGGTGAGCGCGCCGATCTCGACATCCGGATGCGACAGCAGGAGGCGCAGCACCTCACCGCCGGCATATCCACTGGCGCCGGCGACGGCGACGGTGATCGTGGTCATCTCTCCACCTTTGCAGAAGTCGGTTCGTGAGGGGCGCCGGGACTAGTCGGTGCCGAGCTCCATCGCGGCGGCGTCCAGCAGCGGCGCCTCGACCTCCGACAGGGACGGGTTGGCCTCGATGCGGGTGGCGCCGCCGGCGGGCAGCTCGCCGAACAGCGTGCCGTTCTCGACCAGCACCTGCCCCTGGTCGAGGGGCTGCTCGGCGTACAGCTCGAGCATCGCGCGCGAGTCGGCGATGTCGAGGTTGCGCATCGTCAGCTGGCCGATGCGGTCGGTCGGACCGAACACGGCGTTCTCGGTGCGCTCCATCGACAGCTTGTGCGGGTCGTAGGAGAAGTTCGGGCCCTGCGTGTCCAGGACCGTGTAGTCCTCGCCGCGACGCAGCCGGACGGTCACCTCACCGGTGACGACCGAGGCGATCCAGCGCTGCACGGACTCGCGCAGCATCATCGCCTGCGGGTCCAGCCAGCGACCCTCGTACATCAGCCGGCCGAGACGACGGCCGTGCTGGTGGAAGTTGGCGATCGTGTCCTCGTTGTGGATCGCGTTGACGAGCCGCTCGTAGGCGATGTGCAGCAGGGCCATGCCCGGCGCCTCGTAGATGCCGCGGCTCTTGGCCTCGATGATGCGGTTCTCGATCTGGTCGGACATGCCCAGGCCGTGCCGGCCGCCGATCGTGTTCGCCTCGTGCACCAGCGCGACCGGGTCACCGTCGAACGTCTCGCCGTTGATCGCCACCGGACGGCCCGCCTCGAAGGCGATCGTGACGTCCTCGGTCTCGATCTGGACCGAGGGGTCCCAGAACTTGACGCCCATGATCGGGTCAACCGCCTCCAGGGAGGTGTCGAGGTGCTCGAGCAGCTTGGCCTCGTGCGTCGCGCCCCAGATGTTGGCGTCGGTCGAGTAGGCCTTCTCCTGGCTGTCGCGGTACGGCAGGTCCCGCTCGGTGAGCCACTGGCTCATCTCGGCGCGGCCGCCCAGCTCGGCGACGAATGCCGCGTCGAGCCACGGCTTGTAGATGCGCAGCGCGGGGTTGGCCAGCAGGCCGTAGCGGTAGAACCGCTCGATGTCGTTGCCCTTGAAGGTCGAGCCGTCGCCCCAGATGTCGACGCCGTCCTCGTGCATGGCGCGCACCAGCAGCGTCCCGGTGACCGCACGGCCCAGCGGGGTCGTGTTGAAGTACGTCCGGCCGGCCGAGCGGATGTGGAACGCACCGCACGCCAGTGCCGCCAGTCCCTCGTCGACCAGCGGACGCTTGCAGTCGATCGACCGGGCCAGCTCGGCGCCGTACTCCATGGCGCGGCCGGGGATGCCGGAGATGTCGGGCTCGTCGTACTGGCCGATGTCGGCGGTGTACGTGCAGGGCACGGCGCCCTTGTCGCGCATCCATGCAACGGCAACGGAGGTGTCGAGCCCTCCGGAGAAGGCGATGCCGACGCGTTCGCCGACGGGAAGACTGGTGAGAACCTTGGACATGGTTCACATTCTTGCACAGGTCTGCAAAAACTTGCATTCGGGGTGGGGCTGTCCGGGATGTCTAGGACGCGCGCCACGGGGCAAATATGCAGACACCATGACATCACGTGGGGCCACGGAGGGACCCGCGACCCGCCGGGGCCGGCGTCGCGGCGACCGCAGCACGGCCTCGGGCCGCTCCGGCACGTTCCGGCCCGACATCCAGGGCATGCGCGGGCTGGCGGTGCTGCTGGTCGTCGTCCACCACGCCTGGCCCGACGTCCTGCCCGGCGGCTTCGTCGGCGTGGACATGTTCTTCACGGTGTCCGGGTTCGTGATCGGGTCACTGCTGCTCGGCGAGATCGGCCGGACCGGTGCGGTGGACCTGTACGACTTCTGGACCCGCCGGGCGCGCCGCATCCTGCCCGCATCGCTGCTGGTGCTCGGCGCCACGCTGACCGCGACGTGGCTGTGGGCACCTGCGACCCAGCGTCGTGCGATCGGCGACGACGGGCTCTGGGCCACGCTGTTCGCCGCGAATCTGCGGTTCATCCAGCAGGGCACCGACTACGCGGCCGCGGACCGCGACCCGTCGCCGTTCCAACACTTCTGGTCCCTGGCGGTCGAGGAGCAGTTCTACCTGGCCGTCCCGGTGATCGTCGCGGTCTGCGCGGGCGTTGCCGTCCGCCGCGGCTGGGCCACCCGCCGGTTGCTCGCCCTGGTCATGGTGGCCGTCTGCGTGCTGTCGTTGGCGTACTCGGTCCACCTGACGTCCGCCAGTCCGACCGCCGCGTACTTCTCACCGTTCACCCGCGCCTGGCAGCTCGCCGCCGGGGTCGCCGCCGCCTGCGTCGTGCCATTCCTCGCCCGCCGCTGCGACGAGCTGCGGGACGCCCTCGGCGTCGCCGGGCTCCTCGGGCTCGGCGCCACCATCGCACTGCTCGCCGAGACCGGGATCGGCGGCACCGGCTATCCCTCCTACCTGTCCGCGGCGCCCACGCTCAGCACCGTGGCCGTCCTGCTGGCCGGCGCCGGCCGTCCAGGCCTCGGCGCACAGGTCCTGTCGTACGCTCCCCTGCGCCACGTCGGCGACATCTCGTACTCGCTGTACCTGTGGCACTGGCCCGTGCAGATCGTCGCGGCGTGGCTCGTCGCCACCGGACCGCTCGTGAACGGCCTGCTGATGCTGCTCTCGTACGTGCTGGCCGTGCTCTCGTACCGGCTGGTGGAGAACCCGGTGCGGCGGTCCTCGTCGCTGGCGAGCAGGCGGTGGGTCACGGCCGCGGCCGCGATCTGCTGCATCGGTGTCGTCTCGGCGTGCGCGAGCCGGGTGGCTGCGTTCGACCCGCGCGTCGCCGTGCGGGTCGCGTCCGCGCCTGCTGCCCCCACGCCGCCCGCGGACCGACCGGGACCCGGCCGCACGACCGAGTTCGACCTGCGCCCGTCACAGCTGCCGAGCGGCTCGTCCCGGATCCGGATCGATGCTGCGACGGTCCTCGCCGACTACGTGGACCTGGCTCAGAAGGGATGCCAACGCGGGTACGTCGGCACGTCCTCGCTGCCCGATCCCGCCACCTGCACCTTCGGCGACGGCCGGCGGACGTTCTACCTGGTCGGCGACTCGATGGCGACCGCGCTGACCCCCGCCGTCGGACGCGCCGCGGACCGGGTCGGGGCCCGGCTGCGGGTCATGGCGAAGGCGAGCTGCACCCTGGCGACGGGCGTCACGGTCCACAAGGACGAGGTCGGCGGCGCGTACCGCTCGTGCGACCGGTTTCGGGCCGACCTGCTCGACCACCTCGAGCAGGAGAAGCCGGATGCCGTGTTCATGGTCAACTCCAACGGCTCGGCCGCCGGCCAGGTCGACAGGGACGGCCGGCGCACCCGGGCGTCCACGTGGCAGCGGGCCACCACGGCGGGCCTGGTGAGGACGGTCCAGCGGCTGCGCGCGGCAGGCATCCCGGTCGTCCTGATCGAGAACCCGGCGCGGCCCGGTGATGACGACCGCGCCACCGGCTGCCTCCTCGACGGCGGCACCGTCAAGGAGTGCACCTTCACGGACACGCCGGCCGTCGGCGCTTACGAGCGGGCCCATCGACGTCTGGCCGGTCGGGTGCCGCTGGTGCGCGTCAACACCCACATCTGCCCGGAGCACCGTTGCAGGCCGATCCTCGGCGATGTCGTGGTGTGGCGCGACGACTCGCACTTCACCAGGACGTACGCCCGGGTCCTCGCGCCCGCCTTCGTCCGCGCCGCCCGGCACGTCCTGCGCTGAAGCGACGCGGACCCGTGGGTCCCTAGGATGCAGCCATGAATCGCAACGTGCTGCGGGTCGTCGCCCTGCTCGTGACCGCGGCACTGGTCGTCCTGCCGGCCGTGGTCTCGGCGATCCCATCGGACGAGACCCCCGGCCCCGACCCGGTCAGGATCACCGATTACCGGGTCGACCAGGTCCTGACCGCCGACGGGACCCTCGTGGCCAAGGAGACGCTCACGACACAGTTCCCGGCCGGGCGGCACGGGATCTTCCGGTTCTGGGACCTGAAGGACCCCCAGGACGAGCACGTGCGGCTGAACCCCGAGAAGATCCGGGTGCAGATGGACGGCGACGCGGTGCCCGTCGAGCTGCAGTGGCAGATGGGACGACGTCTGCGCGTGGCCAAGATCGGCGACCCCGACTCCACCGTGCCGGCCGGCGAGCACACGTACACGATCAGCTACGTCGTCAAGGGCGCGCTGGCGCCGGCGAGCGCAGGCGGTGGCTCGTCGACCTCCAGCTGGGCCGAGGACGAGCCGACTGCGTCGGTCTTCTACTGGAACGTGATCCCCCAGGGCTGGCAGACCGACATCGATCGCACGACGATCCGGATGACGTTGCCGGCCGCCGCCGGACCGGTGCAGTGCACATCCGGGCTCGACAGCAGCGGCGAGTGCGAGATCGAGGGCGAAGGCACCGACGTGGTGACCGTCTCGACCGGTGCGCTGCCGCCACACACCCCCGTCACCGTCCGCATCGGGCTGCCCGTCGCGACACCTGACCGGGTGAGCGTGCCGTGGCCCGTTGCAGCCGACCGCGCCCTCGGACGTTCGGTCGGCACGCTGGCAGGTGTCCTGGTGCTGGCCATCGCGCTCGGCGTGCTCGGCTACCTGCTCGAGCGACGGTCACGCGAGGACGAGCCCGGCTTCCCGGTCATGTACGAGCCCCCCGCCGGGCTCGGGCCCGTCCAGACGGCCTACCTGGCCGACGAGGCCGTCCCGCAACGTGGCCTCGTGGCGACCTTGCTCTACCAGGCCGAGCAGGGTCTGACCACCCTGACGCGCAACGACGACGACAGCTGGACGATCGTCGGCGTCGGCGACGCGGACGCCTGGAGCCGCACCGACGACATCACCCGCTTCGTGGGCACGTCGCTGGGGGTGACCGATCCGGGCGCGACGTTCACCGCGAGCAAGGAGGCGGTCGAGGCCGGCGAGACGCTTCAGGCGACCAAGGCCGCCCTGGCCGTGGAGACTGGCACGTGGGCCGACGGCATCGGCGTGCAGCGGCAGGTGTCGTCCGAGGTGCGGTCGCGCCTCGCAGTGATGTTCGCCGGGATCGCGCTGCTGGTCGTCGGCATCATCTGGCACCCGCCGGCGTCGGTGTATCTGCTTCCCCTCGGCGCCTTCGTGATCGGCGGTGCCGGTCTGCTGACCCGCGGCGTCGGCACGCGGCGCACCACCCTGGGCCGTGAGCTGTGGTCGAAGGCCGGCGGCTTCGAGCGGCTGCTGTCCACGACGTCGGCCAAGGACCGGTTCGACTTCAGCGGACGCCGGGAGCTGTACACCGCATTCGTCCCGTACGCCGTCGCTTTCGACTGCGCCGACCGTTGGGCCCGCAAGTACGAGACCAGCACGGGCACCCCGGCGCCCACGCCCGTCTGGCTCGCCGGCGGCGCAGGAGTCGGCGCGTCCGCCCGCGGCGGCGATCCGCTGGGCGGCTTCGAGTCCTCGCTCGCCGCGGCCGTCGGCGCCTACGCGGCCACGCAGTCGTCCTCGTCGTCCGGTGGAGGGGGCGGCAGCTTCAGCGGCGGTGGCGGCGGAGGGGGCGGTGGCGGCGGCTCCTGGTAGATCAGCACGACCGGCACGTCCCCATCGACCTCACCACCCAGCAGGAGGAATCCATGACCATCGTCCTCATCATCGTCGGCATCGTCGTCGTCCTGGCGCTGTTCGCCGTGTACGCCTTCAACCGGCTCCGCCGTCTCGACATCGGAGCCCAGGAGGCACTGGGCGGCATCGACGTGCAGCTCACCCGCCGCGCCGACCTGATCCCGAACCTCGTCAACACCGTCAAGGGCTATGCCGAGCACGAGCGCGGGGTGTTCGAGGAGGTGACGCGCGCCCGGACGTCCGTCAAGACCGCGGCGGACCACGGGAGCGTGCCGGAGAAGGCAGAGGCACAGGCCCAGCTCGACCGGGCGATCGTCGACGTGCTGGCGGTCGCCGAGGCGTATCCCGACCTGAAGGCGTCCACGAACTTCGTGGAGTTGCAAAAGGAGCTGTCGGACACCGAGAACAAGATCTCGTTCGCCCGTCAGTACTACAACGACGCCGTCGCATCGCTGAACAAGATCGTCCAGACGATCCCCTGGCTGCTGTTCACCGGCCTCGCCGGCGTGAAGCCCCGCGAGTTCTACAACGCTCCCGACACCCACCAGGCCCCGCCCACCGTCACCTTCTGACCCACCCCCACCGCTGACGCGTGGGTTATGAACGCTGACGCGTGGGTTATGAACGCTGACGCGTGGGTTACGAACGCTGACGCGTGAGTTATGAACGCCGACGCGTGGGTTATGAACCCTGACGCGTGGGTTACGAACGCTGACGCGTGAGTTATCGACCCTGACGCGTGGGTTACGAATGCCGACGCGTGGCTTGGCGACTCTGACGCGTGAGTTACGAATACCCGCCAGCGTTCACAAGCCACGCATCAGCGTGCGCAACCCACGCCTGGCCCCGCGCAAGCCACGCGTCAGCGTGCGCAAGCCACGCCTCAGCGTGCGCAACCCACCCCTCGCCCCGCGCAAGCCACGCGTCAGCGTGCGCAAGCCACGCCTCAGCGTGCGCAACCCACGCCTCGCCCCGCGCAAGCCACGCGTCAGCGGGCGCAAGCCACGCGTCAGCGTGCGTAACCCACGCGTCAGCGATGGGGGTGGGGTGTGGTCAGGTGCGGAGGGTGGCTCCGTGCTGCTGGGCGGCGGAGACGGCGGCGTCGCGGGCGGTCCTGATGTCGTCCTCGGTCAAGGTGCGGTCCGGGGCGCGCAGGCGCAGCGCGAAGGCCAGCGACTTCTTGCCCTCGCCGACCTGCTCACCGGTGAAGACGTCGAACAGGCGCGCGGACTCGATCAGCGGGCTGGCCGCTGCCAGCGTCGTGGCGAGTGGACCAGCCGGGACGTCGGTGTCGACGACCAGCGCGAGGTCCTCCTTGGCCACCGGGTAGGACGAGAAGTCCGGCCGCGGACCGACGGCGGGCGACGCCTCGATCAGCGCGTCCAGGTCGATCTCGGCCGCGACGACGCGCGGCGGCAGGCCGTAGGCCTTCAGCACCCGAGGGTGCAGCTCGCCGGCGAATCCGACGGTGACCCCGTCGAGCACGATGGCGGCGCACCGCCCGGGGTGCCACGGGGCCAGGTTGGCGGCCTCGACCGTCACGTCGACGTGCAGGACGCTCGCGATGTGCTGGACGACCGCGATGGCGTCGGCCCAGATCGCCGGCCGGCCCGCGCCGGCCCATCCGGAGCGGACCCGCTCACCGCTCATGACGATGCCGACGTGGTGCGGCTGGTGCGGCAGCGCGGCGCCGAACGCCGCGAGCTCGTCGGCGGTGGGGCGCCGGTCGACGCCGTAGATCGGCGCCTCGGCATCCTCCGCCTGCGGCAGGAACACCCGGCCCGTCTCGGTGATGTGGACATCGGAGTGGCCGCGCCCGATGTTGAGCACGAGGCTGCGCAGCAGACCCGACAGCAGCGTCGTGGTCATGCCGGGCTCCTCGGCCGACAGCGGGTTCTCCAGCAGCACCTGACGACGGCGGACGTCATCGGCCGGCAGGCCCATGCGGTCCCAGTCGGCCGGTCCTGCGAACGGGAACGTCTTGACCTCGACGAGTCCCTCACCGGCCAGGACGTTGCCGACCCGGCGACGCAGCTTCTGCGCGGTGGTCAGCCCGCGGCCTGCCGGGGCCACCGGGACGATCGAGGGCACCTTGTCGTAGCCCACGACCCGCAGGACGTCCTCGACGACGTCGTAGGGATCGGTCAGGTCGGGACGCCACGGCGGCGGCGTGACCGTCAGCCAGTCGTGGTCGACCTCGACCGTGCAGCCATTGGCCTCCAGCGCCTCGACGGCCTCGACGGTGCTGATCTCGACGCCCGTGACGCGGGCGGGCAGATCGGCGCGCAGGACGATGTCGGCCGGCACGGGCGGCTCACCGAGCAGGGTGAGCCCGTCCTCGAGGGTGCCGCCACCGTGCTCGACGAGCAGATCGGCCACGCGGCGCACGGCGCGCACCGGCAGGGTCGGGTCGACGCCGCGCTCGTTGCGCTTCGCGGCCTCGGACGTCAGTCGCTGCGTGCGGGCGGTGCGGGCGATCATCGGCGCGGTCCACACGGCCGCCTCGATCACCACGTCGGTGGTGGCGGCGGCCAGCTCGACCTGCTCGCCACCCATGACGCCGCCCAGGCCCACCGGTCCACGGTCGTCGGCGACCACGGCGTCCTGCGCGGTCAGCACACGAGTGACCCCGTCGAGGGTCGTGAGCTTCTCGCCCTCGGTGGCCCGACGGACCACCAGAGGCCCTTGCAGCAGCGAGCGGTCGTAGCCGTGGATCGGCAGGCCCAGCTCGAGCATGACGTAGTTCGTGACGTCGACGGCGAGCGAGATCGACCGCATGCCGGCCAGCTCGATGCGCTGCGCCAGCCAGGCCGGCGTCGTGGCGGACGGGTCGACGCCGGTCACCGTCAGCGCGGCGAACACCGGGCACGCCGTCGGGTCCTGGACGTCGACGGGATAGGCGCCAGGCCCCTCGGTCGCCGCCGTGACGGCCTCGACGTCGGCGGGATCGTGGAACGGCACGCCGAAGGCGATCGCCGCGTCACGCGCGACGCCGCGCATCGACAGGGCGTAGGCGCGGTCGGGGTTGACCTCCAGGTCGAGGACTTCCTCGTCCAGCCCGAGCATCTCGATGGCGTCGTCGCCGGGCTCGGCCGAGCCCGGCTCCAGCACGATGATGCCGTCGGCGTCGCTGGACAGGCCCAGCTCCGCGCCGGAGCAAATCATGCCGTCCGAGATGTGTCCGTACGTCTTGCGCGCGCTGATCTCGAAGCCCAGTGCGGGCAGCACGGTGCCGGGCAGCGAGACGACCACCAGGTCGCCCTCGACGAAGTTGTGCGCGCCGCAGATGATGCCGCGCGACGGGACGTCCTCCCCCGGAGCGTCGGGCACGGACGCGTCGTTGTGCGCTCCGACGTCGACACGGCACCAGTTGATCGTCTTGCCGTTCTTCTGCTCCTCCTTGACGAGGTTCAGGACACGGCCGACCACGAGGGGTCCGCTGATGCCCGAGGAGAGGATCTCCTCGAGCTTGAGGTCGAACGCC includes these proteins:
- a CDS encoding DUF2207 domain-containing protein, yielding MNRNVLRVVALLVTAALVVLPAVVSAIPSDETPGPDPVRITDYRVDQVLTADGTLVAKETLTTQFPAGRHGIFRFWDLKDPQDEHVRLNPEKIRVQMDGDAVPVELQWQMGRRLRVAKIGDPDSTVPAGEHTYTISYVVKGALAPASAGGGSSTSSWAEDEPTASVFYWNVIPQGWQTDIDRTTIRMTLPAAAGPVQCTSGLDSSGECEIEGEGTDVVTVSTGALPPHTPVTVRIGLPVATPDRVSVPWPVAADRALGRSVGTLAGVLVLAIALGVLGYLLERRSREDEPGFPVMYEPPAGLGPVQTAYLADEAVPQRGLVATLLYQAEQGLTTLTRNDDDSWTIVGVGDADAWSRTDDITRFVGTSLGVTDPGATFTASKEAVEAGETLQATKAALAVETGTWADGIGVQRQVSSEVRSRLAVMFAGIALLVVGIIWHPPASVYLLPLGAFVIGGAGLLTRGVGTRRTTLGRELWSKAGGFERLLSTTSAKDRFDFSGRRELYTAFVPYAVAFDCADRWARKYETSTGTPAPTPVWLAGGAGVGASARGGDPLGGFESSLAAAVGAYAATQSSSSSGGGGGSFSGGGGGGGGGGGSW
- a CDS encoding acyltransferase family protein, with translation MTSRGATEGPATRRGRRRGDRSTASGRSGTFRPDIQGMRGLAVLLVVVHHAWPDVLPGGFVGVDMFFTVSGFVIGSLLLGEIGRTGAVDLYDFWTRRARRILPASLLVLGATLTATWLWAPATQRRAIGDDGLWATLFAANLRFIQQGTDYAAADRDPSPFQHFWSLAVEEQFYLAVPVIVAVCAGVAVRRGWATRRLLALVMVAVCVLSLAYSVHLTSASPTAAYFSPFTRAWQLAAGVAAACVVPFLARRCDELRDALGVAGLLGLGATIALLAETGIGGTGYPSYLSAAPTLSTVAVLLAGAGRPGLGAQVLSYAPLRHVGDISYSLYLWHWPVQIVAAWLVATGPLVNGLLMLLSYVLAVLSYRLVENPVRRSSSLASRRWVTAAAAICCIGVVSACASRVAAFDPRVAVRVASAPAAPTPPADRPGPGRTTEFDLRPSQLPSGSSRIRIDAATVLADYVDLAQKGCQRGYVGTSSLPDPATCTFGDGRRTFYLVGDSMATALTPAVGRAADRVGARLRVMAKASCTLATGVTVHKDEVGGAYRSCDRFRADLLDHLEQEKPDAVFMVNSNGSAAGQVDRDGRRTRASTWQRATTAGLVRTVQRLRAAGIPVVLIENPARPGDDDRATGCLLDGGTVKECTFTDTPAVGAYERAHRRLAGRVPLVRVNTHICPEHRCRPILGDVVVWRDDSHFTRTYARVLAPAFVRAARHVLR
- the argG gene encoding argininosuccinate synthase, giving the protein MSKVLTSLPVGERVGIAFSGGLDTSVAVAWMRDKGAVPCTYTADIGQYDEPDISGIPGRAMEYGAELARSIDCKRPLVDEGLAALACGAFHIRSAGRTYFNTTPLGRAVTGTLLVRAMHEDGVDIWGDGSTFKGNDIERFYRYGLLANPALRIYKPWLDAAFVAELGGRAEMSQWLTERDLPYRDSQEKAYSTDANIWGATHEAKLLEHLDTSLEAVDPIMGVKFWDPSVQIETEDVTIAFEAGRPVAINGETFDGDPVALVHEANTIGGRHGLGMSDQIENRIIEAKSRGIYEAPGMALLHIAYERLVNAIHNEDTIANFHQHGRRLGRLMYEGRWLDPQAMMLRESVQRWIASVVTGEVTVRLRRGEDYTVLDTQGPNFSYDPHKLSMERTENAVFGPTDRIGQLTMRNLDIADSRAMLELYAEQPLDQGQVLVENGTLFGELPAGGATRIEANPSLSEVEAPLLDAAAMELGTD
- the argC gene encoding N-acetyl-gamma-glutamyl-phosphate reductase, with translation MTTITVAVAGASGYAGGEVLRLLLSHPDVEIGALTAASSAGTPLGDHHPHLVPLADRILQPTTAETLSGHDVVFLGLPHGQSGAVAAELGEDVLVIDCGADFRLQSADEWAEFYGGEHAGTWPYGLPELIVGQGRQRDALKGVNRVAVPGCNVTAITLGLQPAVAARLVEATDIVAVLANGYSGAGKAPKQHLLAAEGLGAASPYGVGGVHRHVPEIMQNLRQAGADDVTISFTPTLVPMARGILATTTARLADGVELPAIRAAYEAAYDAEPFIHLLPEGRWPTTAATLGANTAQLQIAVDQRARRLVVVSAIDNLVKGTAGGAIQSMNLALGLPETTGLSTIGLAP
- the argJ gene encoding bifunctional glutamate N-acetyltransferase/amino-acid acetyltransferase ArgJ: MSVTAPQGFTAHGVAAGLKSTGAPDVAVVVNQGPSKDAAAVFTSNRCKANPVLWSQEAIKGGSAAAVVINSGGANCYTGAEGFAITHRTAETVAELLDVGAIDVQVCSTGLIGLLNDREALLSGVRAAVEGQSPDGGHTAATAIMTTDSVAKEAVARGDGYAVGGMAKGAGMLAPALATMLVVITTDADIDSATADAVLRAATAQTFDRLDSDGCQSTNDTVLLMASGASGVTPDPDELTATVTEVCRDLAMQLLADAEGADHEIAIEVVNAASVDDALEVGRSVARSNLFKCAIFGKDPNWGRILASVGTTQAVFDPADLDVALNGVWVCRNSGPGESPDSIDLEARAVSVTIDLKSGDQSGTIWTNDLTQAYVHENSAYSS
- the argB gene encoding acetylglutamate kinase, translating into MSPDTPDHEWNAEEWTKATGQAATLAKALPWLKKYHGKVIVVKYGGNAMTDEALKRAFAEDIVFLRMAGFKPVVVHGGGPQINTMLDKLGIESEFRGGLRVTTPETMEVVRMVLTGQVGRELVGLLNQHGDLAVGLSGEDGGLFRAKRTMPVIDGVETDIGLVGEVVGVRPEAVQDLIDAGRIPVVSTVAPDASGQVHNVNADTAAAALAIALGAEKLLVLTDVEGLYADWPNSSDVIGEISPEALAELIPTLATGMIPKMTACLKAVQEGVRRATVVDGREPHSVLLEIFTDEGVGTQVVPGAPTRIRTALYATSVDKDKP